A stretch of Fusarium poae strain DAOMC 252244 chromosome 2, whole genome shotgun sequence DNA encodes these proteins:
- a CDS encoding hypothetical protein (TransMembrane:1 (o483-510i)~CAZy:GT4) codes for MVPQMQQLAMSPYPSHDLSEFPETLKGKRILLCTESFGPVNGVSRTTLMLVNHLRANGAQVAVVAPHNHTEHNTFTPPPSPTLFPADKQPEVRVTGYPLPFNPELSIVYPVRNSTLFSKTFGDNSPPDLIYLASPASLGFQVLLQLRQQPKEKQIPVICNFQTDLAGYCSILFPAPLSHVAVFAFAAVQSYLFSHSSIKTIFYPSSFVKRYLVGQNVPENKLELLTRGVNTELFNPRMRNEALRNQLAPKGEIVFVTVSRIAGEKGFDFLAKAAKELDARGLDFKLYIVGGNRNPDVEKEVQELFDPLREKDKVIFAGFKVGEDLAAAYASGDVFLHCSITETFGLVVLESMASGVPVVARDEGGPSDIVQQGDNGFLVPPNDLDGFVAKAMKLGRDHNLRTQMGHSARAYACEATWQKINNKVAWRMADTILERNRERGSSSGRTPSILKTSTEPLIPIYGWLMMNDAIRETITRGIVDARLMGGLGVILSFWMVTGWYMAFTECFLWAKGRWRSAERRLSVS; via the coding sequence ATGGTCCCTCAAATGCAACAATTGGCCATGTCGCCATATCCTAGCCATGATCTCTCTGAGTTTCCCGAAACCCTCAAGGGAAAACGCATACTGCTTTGCACAGAGTCCTTTGGTCCCGTCAATGGTGTGAGCCGCACAACTTTGATGCTTGTCAACCATTTGCGAGCGAACGGAGCTCAAGTGGCAGTTGTGGCGCCACACAACCATACCGAGCACAATACATTCACTCCGCCTCCATCACCCACCTTGTTTCCTGCAGATAAGCAACCTGAAGTCAGAGTGACCGGATACCCGCTCCCCTTCAACCCAGAATTGTCTATTGTATATCCGGTGCGCAACTCAACACTGTTCTCGAAAACCTTTGGCGACAACTCTCCCCCCGATTTGATATATCTAGCATCACCTGCAAGTCTTGGTTTCCAAGTATTGCTCCAATTACGACAACAGCCCAAAGAAAAACAGATCCCGGTAATCTGTAACTTTCAGACTGATCTGGCTGGCTATTGCTCGATCCTCTTTCCCGCGCCTCTCAGTCATGTCGCCGTGTTCGCATTTGCAGCTGTGCAGAGCTACTTGTTCAGTCACTCTTCCATCAAAACCATATTCTACCCTTCTAGTTTCGTGAAACGATACTTAGTGGGCCAGAACGTGCCAGAGAACAAACTCGAACTTCTGACACGAGGTGTCAACACCGAACTTTTCAACCCAAGGATGAGGAATGAGGCATTACGAAACCAATTGGCTCCGAAGGGAGAGATTGTTTTCGTGACAGTTTCCCGCATTGCTGGCGAGAAGGGTTTCGATTTTCTTGCCAAGGCTGCAAAGGAGCTTGATGCTCGGGGGCTCGACTTCAAGCTGTACATCGTGGGTGGTAATCGCAACCCCGACGTGGAGAAGGAAGTGCAAGAGCTGTTCGACCCTCTAAGGGAGAAGGACAAGGTAATCTTTGCAGGATTCAAGGTTGGCGAGGACTTGGCTGCCGCGTATGCTAGCGGTGATGTTTTTCTTCATTGTTCCATCACGGAAACCTTTGGCCTCGTGGTTTTGGAATCTATGGCTAGTGGCGTTCCAGTCGTAGCCCGAGACGAAGGTGGTCCGTCTGACATCGTTCAGCAAGGGGACAACGGCTTTCTTGTTCCGCCGAATGATCTTGACGGGTTTGTAGCCAAGGCAATGAAACTTGGACGGGATCACAACCTCCGGACGCAGATGGGTCACTCTGCCAGGGCTTACGCATGTGAGGCTACGTGGCAGAAGATTAACAACAAAGTAGCATGGCGCATGGCGGACACCATCTTGGAGAGAAACCGTGAGCGAGGAAGTTCTTCAGGTCGTACGCCCTCAATCCTGAAAACATCAACAGAGCCACTCATCCCGATTTATGGCTGGCTCATGATGAACGATGCTATACGTGAGACAATCACACGAGGTATCGTTGATGCACGACTGATGGGCGGATTGGGCGTCATCCTCTCATTCTGGATGGTGACAGGATGGTACATGGCGTTCACAGAATGTTTCCTCTGGGCCAAGGGGCGATGGAGGAGTGCGGAAAGGAGGTTGTCAGTCTCATAG
- a CDS encoding hypothetical protein (SECRETED:SignalP(1-21)~TransMembrane:1 (n4-17c21/22o287-312i)~BUSCO:39230at5125): MAPALSLRLAATALFALSASAQSLSSSLDSLLHRTVDDVLNRPYAALLTTESLSERDGQNSTADQAPAGEIPLNKDGSMNMTAWNMNTNSACRTALGGLHKSTNPSGTCLCYNLPSLDMKTGVFEADLRLYQVSQARGSFASVAPEDINVGISFNGASVMPVMPNDVNGTGLVGKKPSMSKRADGGMELLRSYMLVGRINADKMTGNMTMDELESHLMPILTLTARNSSGAMIRTNVSVNEAAFLTGVFSQDVVLSDFAMAQAAVDEQIAALSNGTVAFILPGVEIMVFPIGLIIVSIWLLAFVTVVGFGTYERYNYALMYQRRQAVTMPRKATI; this comes from the exons ATGGCTCCGGCCTTGTCACTCCGCCTCGCGGCCACAGCCCTCTTCGCCCTTTCCGCCTCAGCACAGTCACTATCATCATCCCTCGACTCTCTCCTCCACCGAACTGTCGATGATGTTCTCAACCGGCCATACGCTGCCCTGCTAACAACGGAATCACTATCCGAACGCGATGGCCAGAACTCCACAGCCGACCAGGCCCCTGCTGGTGAGATCCCTCTCAACAAGGATGGCTCAATGAACATGACGGCATGGAACATGAACACCAACTCTGCATGCCGAACCGCCCTCGGAGGTCTTCACAAGAGCACGAATCCCTCAGGAACCTGCTTGTGCTACAACTTGCCGTCTTTGGATATGAAGACTGGCGTTTTCGAGGCTGATCTGCGGCTGTACCAAGTATCGCAGGCCAGAGGCAGTTTCGCCTCTGTGGCACCAGAAGACATCAATGTCGGCATCTCATTTAATGGCGCAAGCGTTATGCCCGTTATGCCTAACGACGTGAACGGCACAGGCTTGGTTGGCAAGAAGCCAAGCATGAGTAAGAGAGCCGACGGAGGAATGGAGTTGCTGCGATCATACATGTTGGTTGGCAGGATCAACGCTGACAAGATGACGGGTAACATGACTAT GGACGAGCTCGAATCCCATCTCATGCCAATTCTTACCCTCACTGCTCGCAACAGCAGTGGGGCTATGATTCGAACGAACGTCTCAGTCAACGAGGCCGCCTTCCTTACCGGTGTCTTCTCCCAAGATGTCGTCTTGTCCGACTTTGCCATGGCCCAAGCCGCAGTTGACGAGCAGATTGCCGCCCTCAGCAACGGCACCGTCGCCTTCATCCTGCCCGGTGTTGAGATCATGGTCTTTCCCATCGGATTGATCATCGTGAGCATATGGCTGCTCGCCTTTGTGACAGTCGTCGGATTCGGAACCTATGAGCGCTACAACTATGCCCTCATGTACCAGCGCAGACAAGCCGTCACTATGCCCAGAAAAGCAACGATATGA
- a CDS encoding hypothetical protein (BUSCO:8231at5125), whose protein sequence is MVDADQPTAEPQVTYASGRVEHQGQADSPPDLRIIHYNDVYHLDSSSAEPVGGLPRFISVCREYQEGEQFKDQPKALTLFSGDAFNPSLESTVTKGQHMVPVLDHVGTDCACVGNHDFDFGVKQFEHLSSQNKFPWLLANVIDLDIGNDTPLGHAKKTHMITTSNGIKVGLIGLGEREWLETINSLPPNLEYRSATAVAKELVPKLREDGAEVVICLSHMREPNDNKLAEQTEGLIDIILGGHDHFYNHSFINGTHVLRSGTDFKNLSYIEARRQEGDSSKWDFDIWRRDIVSSIKEDEKTLDKVNELTSKLNKSLARPVGYTATPLDARFSTVRLKESNIGNFVCDVMRQHHNADCTIMASGTIRGDQIYPPGAIRIKDITTCFPFEDPVVLLRVTGQAIFDALENSVAMYPALEGRFPQVSNIRFEFDPSKPRGERVQWAEIGGKPYEPEKLYVLCTRGYMGRGKDGFTSLLVKSEGGDAEEIIEEENGILISAMLRQYFMGLMTVGRWKNLAQHWVKVAQSCETPVSPVQTKFNVDFPDMKSVSKNLPKDKRIEEVAKDTKDPWHKFLKRRFSLNVKPHEEEDSSEEEANEKSDPMVEDPEDPDGSKLDLEILLMRKFFTKWALKAGVKTSICDPLKQGEFTVDWTTCIAPVVDGRIIMTGASTP, encoded by the exons ATGGTAGACGCCGACCAGCCCACTGCGGAGCCTCAAGTCACTTACGCCTCAGGTAGAGTTGAgcatcaaggccaagctgATTCACCACCTGATCTGCGAATTATCCACTACAACGATGTTTATCATTTAGACTCTTCCAGTGCTGAGCCTGTGGGCGGTCTGCCAAGATTCATCTCCGTGTGCCGAGAGTACCAGGAGGGCGAGCAATTCAAGGATCAGCCTAAAGCCTTGACTCTCTTCTCTGGAGATGCTTTCAACCCCAGCTTGGAGAGTACAGTAACCAAGG GTCAACACATGGTTCCTGTCCTTGATCATGTTGGGACCGATTGTGCCTGTGTAGGG AACCATGACTTCGACTTTGGTGTTAAGCAGTTTGAGCATCTCTCAAGTCAGAACAAGTTCCCCTGGTTGCTCGCCAACGTTATTGACCTTGATATTGGCAACGACACGCCACTGGGCCATGCAAAGAAGACCCATATGATTACTACCTCCAACGGTATCAAGGTTGGTCTGATTGGTCTCGGTGAACGAGAGTGGCTTGAGACTATCAACAGTCTACCTCCCAATCTCGAGTACAGATCAGCCACCGCTGTTGCCAAAGAGCTTGTCCCCAAGCTACGAGAGGATGGCGCCGAGGTTGTTATCTGCCTAAGCCACATGCGTGAGCCAAATGACAACAAGTTAGCAGAGCAAACAGAGGGACTCATCGATATCATCCTTGGAGGACACGACCACTTCTACAaccacagcttcatcaaTGGAACTCACGTGCTGCGATCTGGTACCGACTTCAAGAACTTGAGTTACATTGAAGCTCGCCGTCAGGAGGGTGATTCGTCCAAGTGGGACTTTGATATCTGGCGCAGAGACATTGTCTCATCCATCAAGGAGGATGAGAAGACGTTGGACAAAGTCAACGAACTTACCTCCAAGCTAAACAAGTCTCTCGCCCGACCTGTTGGATATACAGCTACTCCTCTGGATGCTCGCTTCAGCACTGTTCGTCTTAAGGAGTCCAACATTGGAAATTTCGTCTGCGATGTTATGCGGCAGCACCACAACGCTGATTGCACCATCATGGCTTCTGGAACTATCCGAGGTGACCAGATCTACCCCCCTGGCGCAATCCGCATCAAGGATATCACGACATGCTTTCCCTTCGAGGACCCTGTCGTATTACTCAGGGTGACAGGCCAGGCCATTTTTGATGCGCTTGAAAACAGTGTGGCCATGTACCCTGCTCTAGAAGGCCGCTTCCCTCAAGTTTCCAACATTCGTTTCGAGTTTGACCCATCGAAGCCTAGAGGAGAAAGAGTGCAGTGGGCGGAGATTGGTGGAAAGCCATACGAGCCTGAGAAGCTGTATGTTCTCTGCACCAGAGGGTACATGGGACGAGGAAAGG ATGGATTTACTAGCTTGCTGGTTAAATCTGAAGGTGGAGATGCAGAGGAGATCATTGAAGAAGAGAACGGTATCCTCATCTCAGCCATGCTACGCCAGTATTTCATGGGTCTTATGACAGTCGGACGTTGGAAGAATCTTGCCCAGCACTGGGTCAAGGTTGCTCAAAGCTGCGAAACGCCTGTGTCGCCTGTCCAGACCAAGTTTAACGTCGACTTTCCTGATATGAAGTCGGTGTCCAAAAATCTGCCCAAGGACAAGCGCATCGAAGAAGTAGCAAAAGACACCAAGGATCCTTGGCACAAGTTCCTTAAGCGCCGCTTCAGCCTTAACGTCAAGCCccacgaagaagaagatagcAGCGAGGAGGAGGCAAACGAGAAGTCCGACCCCATGGTAGAAGATCCGGAGGACCCAGATGGTTCAAAGCTCGATCTTGAGATTCTACTGATGCGCAAGTTTTTCACAAAATGGGCCCTCAAGGCTGGAGTCAAGACCAGCATCTGCGATCCCCTCAAGCAGGGAGAGTTCACGGTCGATTGGACAACATGCATTGCTCCCGTGGTCGATGGACGTATTATCATGACGGGCGCTTCCACGCCGTGA